CGGGGCCAGCAAACCCGCGATGAGGTAGTGCAGGCCCGCCACTAGCCACAGGGCCATCACCATGAAGACGGGCAGCAGGTAAACGTACGAGTCGGTGGTGTTGTAGAGCACGGCGAACACGGATATGAACAGGGCGGTCCCCAGGGTCAACACGGAGAGGGTGCGGCTGTGTGTCCAGAGTAGGGCGAGGCCGACCACCGCCAGCCCGAACCCCACCGGATTGAACTGCTGGACGAGATAGCCTGCGTAGCTGGCCAGCCTCTCAGGGAGGAGAGAGGCCGGAAGGCCGAAGAGATAGTGCCGATAGGGCTGGCCCGTGGTCAGCCACACGAAGCCTCCCAGATTGGACGCGTCCCCCCAGTTCACCGGAGGGTCGGCGGCGGCGCGCCAGGGCAGGTATGCAAAGACGGCGAGTCCGGCCAGGAGCGCGGCCGGCGCCAGGGCCACGCTCGGGATGCGGCGCCGCAAGGCGAGGGCGAGGAAAACGCCCGGCGCCGCCACCAGGGCGAGGGTGGTGTGGTTCCCCAGCCCCAGCCCCGTCGCCAGGGCGCCACCTATGAGCCAGGGAGTCATCTTCCCGGCGTCGGATGCGAAGGATGTTGTGTGCAGCAGGCCGAGGGTGCAGAGAAGGACGGTTGCGGCGAAGAAGGCGTGCAGCGCGTAGACCTCGGTGATGGTGGCTTGAGACCAGGGCAGCGGCGCGAACGCGTAGGCCAGCGCGCCGATTGCCGCCGTGGCCCGGCGCATGCCCGGACTGCCCATCTCCGCTCTGAAGGCGAGCTCGTGCAGCAGGCGCGCGGCCAGATACAGCAGGCCCGCCGCCGCCGCAGAGAATGCGGCGGACATGAGGTTAAGCCGGTACGCCACGTCTCCCCAGGGAAGGACCGCGGAGAAGATGCGCCCCAGCAGCATGTACGTGGGATAGCCGGAGGGATGTGGCACTCCGAGGACAGCGACTGCCGCCGCCAGGTCTCCGCCGTCGCCGCCGACGTTTCGCCACGTCAGCGTGGGCGCGACCAGAGGCGCGTACACGGCGAGAGCGCATGCGGCCACAGCCAGGGCCACGAGGACATCCGAGCGCCTTATGCCGGGATTGTGCCTCGTTCCCGCATCCATCGGATACTCTGCTCCATGCAAAAAGGATAGCCCGGCGGATATCCGTCGGGCTACACGATGGTCAGGCTAGTTGGACCAGGCGCTTATGGCCGACCCTTTCGCTGCTCGCGCAGGAAGTAGCCGCCGGACATGAGGAGCAGCAGCCCAAGAGCGCCCATCGCGGTGAGAAGCCCCTGAGAGGGCGCCGTGTCGCCGACGACAGGCGGACGTGGCGTCGCCACCGGCGTCGGGGTGCCGACGGCGGCAGCGGGCGTCGCCGTTGGCGTGGGAGTCGGCTGGGGCGGCGGCTGCTCGAAGGCCGTCAGGTAGAAGATGCCGAAGCCGTCGGGCGACATGCCCTGGAAGATGGCGCGCTTGTCCTCGTCCGTGCCCGTGCGCCTGGTGGCGAGGATGGAGAGATCGCCGTCGGGAGACTCACGGAGGATGGCGATGTTCTGCTCGCCCACGGAATCCACCCATTCCTGGTCCACGCTCATCACGATTTCCGCGTTCTCGACGGGCAGGTCCACGGTCACAATGGAGATAGCAAACGCCACGTCCTTGACGAACGGGATGGATGGGCTTGGAACTGGCGTCGGCGTAGCCTCGGCCGCCTGGAGCGAAAAGCCGACGGGCGCCAGCTCAAGCGGGCCGAACGAGCCGGGCAACGCCCGTGCGGAACTGGGACGATAGAGCCGCAACCCGGCAAAACGCGTTCGCGAGTTGAAGGGCGAGATAACATTTACCGAAAGGGACGAAAGGTTCGTCGGCGAGGACCTCATCGGAGCGCGGAGGACCGAGAAGCCGGTGTCGCGCGCGCCCCAACGGTCAAAAATTGGGAAGAACTGCTTCTGCGGGAGCACCTGCACATACGGGTTCATGACCGTGATGCGCGCCTCGGTGCCGGTACCCTGGACGAAGCCGGGTGTGCCCCCGAAGATGGCGACAGTGATTCCCGTGATGGGGTTGACCGCAAACGGTATCCGGACCATCTGCGGGGTCACGACCAGGCCTGACGCCGGGTCGCGGAACGTCAGGCCCACGTTCGCCGCTGTGCCAGAAAGAAGCGCTCCCAAGTTGATCGGCAGATTCAGAAATAACTGTGGCGGTGGAGCCAGAAACATGGGCCCTCCTGGCTCAAAAGGCGGCCTAACAAATATGGGTGGCGGCGCCATTTTCCACGTGAGGCCGGTGAGGGTCAGGCCCGGGCTGAGAAATGTGGTGAACGGGTTCACGCTCATGATCGTGCCAAGCCCCGTTCCAATGCCGAAATTAACAGAGGGCGGTGGCGCTTCCCTGGGTGGCCGTGGCTTCGGCACGTTCGGCGCCACAAATGGCGGCAGCGGAATCACCAGCGATATTACTGGTCCTGTTATCACTGGTCCGAATGGTCTTGTTAGCACATCCGCTGGCACTGCTATCGCCGGCCCGATGGTTATGACGGATGATGTCGTTGCCGGACGCGGCGTGGGCGTAGGCGTCGGCGTGATGGTCGGCGTGGGCGTAATAGTTGGCGTGGGCGTGGGCGTAATGGTTGGT
This window of the Dehalococcoidia bacterium genome carries:
- a CDS encoding DUF2723 domain-containing protein, coding for MALAVAACALAVYAPLVAPTLTWRNVGGDGGDLAAAVAVLGVPHPSGYPTYMLLGRIFSAVLPWGDVAYRLNLMSAAFSAAAAGLLYLAARLLHELAFRAEMGSPGMRRATAAIGALAYAFAPLPWSQATITEVYALHAFFAATVLLCTLGLLHTTSFASDAGKMTPWLIGGALATGLGLGNHTTLALVAAPGVFLALALRRRIPSVALAPAALLAGLAVFAYLPWRAAADPPVNWGDASNLGGFVWLTTGQPYRHYLFGLPASLLPERLASYAGYLVQQFNPVGFGLAVVGLALLWTHSRTLSVLTLGTALFISVFAVLYNTTDSYVYLLPVFMVMALWLVAGLHYLIAGLLAPRLAASPRMSRVGAALALALALAVVPGVSLITQYAAQDLRNDTSAIDYARQVAATTEPNALVIAQTERHVFTLWYYQQALDPRWSATVVSAELVQYDWYVAQVQRRHPGLGIPADSNYAARLRGLVGAALPVRPVYLTDPNEHIEAAYVVEKRGPLYRITGPKPQ
- a CDS encoding LamG domain-containing protein, whose protein sequence is MVNGALGFDGSSTFVEVPDSPGTLSFGNPTDNFTIDAWIKIDSADKSGVRPILDKRVETGGGVQGYALFLFNGRLAFQLGDGSAATLVCDSSPTPGSSCTNYVSSVDVADGNWRSVAVTVQRTGASPQVVLYVDGAAVYSAATRTGNATNNASLMIGRGYPIAISTPYFKGAIDEVEIFNRALTQTEVQSISDAFSAGKCTPTPTPTNTPTATPTITPTPTPTITPTPTPTITPTPTPTITPTPTITPTPTPTPRPATTSSVITIGPAIAVPADVLTRPFGPVITGPVISLVIPLPPFVAPNVPKPRPPREAPPPSVNFGIGTGLGTIMSVNPFTTFLSPGLTLTGLTWKMAPPPIFVRPPFEPGGPMFLAPPPQLFLNLPINLGALLSGTAANVGLTFRDPASGLVVTPQMVRIPFAVNPITGITVAIFGGTPGFVQGTGTEARITVMNPYVQVLPQKQFFPIFDRWGARDTGFSVLRAPMRSSPTNLSSLSVNVISPFNSRTRFAGLRLYRPSSARALPGSFGPLELAPVGFSLQAAEATPTPVPSPSIPFVKDVAFAISIVTVDLPVENAEIVMSVDQEWVDSVGEQNIAILRESPDGDLSILATRRTGTDEDKRAIFQGMSPDGFGIFYLTAFEQPPPQPTPTPTATPAAAVGTPTPVATPRPPVVGDTAPSQGLLTAMGALGLLLLMSGGYFLREQRKGRP